The Afifella aestuarii genomic interval GCGACATCGTCTGTTCGCTGGGCGGCGTGGCGAACGGCTATCCGCGCGAGACGGGCTTCGACATTACCGTCGCCTCGGAAGTCATGGCCATTCTCTGCCTGGCGGAGGATCTGGAGGATCTGGAGCGCCGGCTCGGCAACATCATCGTCGGCTATCGCCGCGACAAGAGCGCGGTGACGGCGCGCGACCTGAAGGCCGACGGGGCGATGGCGACGCTCCTGAAGCAGGCGGTGAAGCCCAATCTGGTGCAGACGCTGGAGAACAACCCGGCCTTCGTGCATGGCGGACCGTTCGCCAACATCGCCCATGGCTGCAATTCCGTCATCGCCACCAAGACGGCGTTGAAACTCGCCGATTACGTGGTGACGGAAGCGGGCTTCGGGGCCGATCTCGGTGCCGAAAAGTTCTTCGACATCAAGTGCCGGATGGCGGGATTGAAGCCCGATGCGGTGGTGCTGGTTGCGACCATCAAGGCCTTGAAGATGAACGGCGGCGTGGCGAAGGAAGATCTGGGCCGCGAAGATGTGGCAGCGGTGGAACGCGGCTGCGCCAATCTCGGTCGGCATCTTGAGAATATCGGTCAGTTCGGCGTGCCGGCGGTCGTCGCGATCAACCATTTCACCAGCGATACCAAGGCCGAGATCGATTGCGTCAAAGCCTATGTGGGAGAGCTCGGCGCCAAGGCGATCGTCGCCCGGCACTGGGAAGAGGGGTCGGCCGGCATCGAGGATCTGGCGCGCGAGGCGGTGATGCTCGCCGACAGCGGCACGGCGGATTTTTCGCCGCTCTATCAGGACGACCTCTCGCTCTTCAAGAAGATGGAGGCGGTGGTGCGGCGCATCTATCGCGGCGCGCATGTCGCTGCGAGCGAGACGGTTCTGGCGCAGCTTGCCGAGTGGGAGGAGAAGGGTTTCGGCCATCTTCCCGTCTGCATGGCGAAGACGCAGTATTCCTTCTCCACCGATCCGCATCGGCGCGGCGCGCCGGCGGGTCATACCGTCCCCGTGCGCGAGGTGCGGCTGTCGGCCGGCGCAGGCTTCGTCGTCGCCATCTGCGGGGAGATCATGACCATGCCAGGCCTGCCGAAGGAGCCGGCGGCAGAAAAGATCCGCCTGAACGCAGAAGGGTTGATCGAAGGTCTCTTTTGAAGCTTTTAAAGCGGCTGGTGCGGACACCGCACCAGCCACAAGGAAGAACGACAAGAAACGATCATCTCAGGGAAGGAAACAGCATGGCGGAAGCCGCAAAGATCGCACTCGTCACCGGCGCCGGGTCCGGCATCGGCAGGGAAACCGCTTCGGCCTTTTTGATGGCGGGCTGGAAGGTCGTGCTGACCGGCCGGCGCGAGGCGCCCTTGAAGGAAACGGTTGCGCTTGCGGAAGCCGACGAGGGGGATGCGCTGGTCGTGCCGGCCGATGTCGCGGATCCGCAATCCGTCGATGCCTTGTTCGGGAAGATCGAGGAGGCTTACGGCCGGCTCGATCTTCTCTTCAACAATGCCGGGGCAAACACGCCGGGCGCGCCGATCGACGAGATTCCGGTCGCAGAATGGAAGAAGGTCGTCGACATCAATCTGACCGGCTCCTTCCTGTGCGCACGTGGTGCCTTCGCCCTGATGCGGCGGCAGAAGCCGCAGGGCGGCCGCATCATCAACAACGGCTCGATTTCGGCCTATGCGCCGCGGCCGGGCAGCGTGCCTTATACCGCGTCGAAGCACGCGATCACGGGTCTGACCAAAACGCTCGCTCTCGACGGGCGGCCCTTCGACATCGCCTGCGGCCAGATCGATATCGGCAATGCGGGAACCGATATGGCGGCGGCCCAGGCAAAGGGGGTGCCCCAGGCGAACGGCAGCGTCGCCGTCGAGCCGCTCATGGATGCGCGCGAGGTGGCGGATGCCGTCCTGCACATGGCGTCGCTGCCTCTGTCCAGCAACATCCTCTTCATGACGGTGATGGCGACCAAGATGCCGTTCGTCGGCCGCGGCTGACAGCGGCCATCGGGCGTCTTCGGAGCGAACGCGCACTGTTCGGCAGTCCTCACTGAACTTTCCCTGGTCCCGGCTGTGTCGGGGCCAGAGAGGACGCGCGTGGCCCCTCCCGGATGACGGCGTCAGGCGCGGAGGCTCAGGCCGCGCGCGCACCGGCCTTTGTTTCGGAAAGCGCGGCTTTCAGCGGCTCGAGATAGGCTTCGTAGGCGCGCCAGGCTTCGACGCGCCTGGTATGCACGGGCTCCCGCACCTGCGCATGCGAGGCAGTCTGCGTGAGGCGCTTGCTTTCGTGGAAGGCAAGGCAGCGCGGATCCCAGGGGAGGCCGGCCGCATCGACGAGCTTCGGCGCGGCGTTTTCCGGATCTCCGACGAGCTCTTCATAGCGGCATTCGAACACCGTCTGCGGCAGCACCGTCGTGACGTGCGCGGTGAGCTCTTCATAGAGCCCATAATAGCGCCCGAGCGTAGTGAGATCGCGCCGATAGGCGTGCCAGTCCCCGAGATCGGTGGTGAAGCAGGAAAAGCAGGTCGCCATCGGATCGCGCCTGGCGTGAATGAAGCGCGCCTTGGGGAAGAGAAGGGCGATCAGCCAGAGATGCAGGAAATTGTGCGGCGTCTTGTCGGTGATGCGCGCCGCAGGTCCCGCGATCTGTTTGAGCCGCTCCAGGTAGAGGGGCGCGATGCGCGACAGCTGTGCCCCATCGAGACTGTGCAGATGTGCGGCGAGCTTTTCTGGCGGCACGGCGTTGCGCTCTCGCGTGAAGCGGATGCCGAGTTCGGAGACCGCGCGCTGAAAGAAGGGGAGCTCGCCTGCAGCCGCCGCCTGCGGATGCGCGGTGACGATCTGCTCCATGAGGCTGGTGCCCGAGCGCGGCATGCCGAAGATCAGAACCGGCACCTCGCTGTCGTGGCCGATGCTGCGGCGCTCTGAGAAGAAGTCGGGCGTCACCGCCTCTTTGAAGGCCGCCACCATCTCGGCGAAATAGCCGAGATCGAATTCCGGCAGCAGGGCATTGCCGGCGGTCGCATGGGCGAAGGATTTCTCTTCCCGCTTCAGCCGTCGGTCGAGGCCGGAAAGGCCGAAATGCAGCATCCGCCGTTCGACCTTTGGATGCTTTGCGTCCTCGGCCATCGCTTCGATGTCGGCATATTCCGGCGGTTCGGCCTCAAAGCGGCCGGCTTCCAGCAGGCCGGCATAGACGACGGGGCGTCTGTCGCCAGAGGCGAGCATGTCCCGGTAGAGTTTTTCGGCGTCGGCATTGCGTCCGCGATAGAGCACAAGGCCCGCGAGCCTGAGCTTTGCCGTCGGGTCGCGCGGATTGAGCTCGGCCGCCCGGCGCAGCATCTCTTCCGCCTTGTCGGCGTCGCCGGCGCGCAGATAGGCGCTGCCGAGGGCAGACAGAAGCGCCGGCGCCTTGGGCGCGAGCGAAACCGCCTCCTTGAGCTGGCGGAGGGCGGAACTGATATCGCCGCTTTCCAGATAGGCGAGGCCGAGAAGATGGCGCGGTTCGGGCTCCTTGCGTTTGGCGGCGACGGCCGTCTTCAGCGGTTCGATCGCGTCGGCCGGGCGGCCGACCCCGAGGAAGATGCGCCCGATCGCAAAATTGATCTGTGCGTCCCGAGGCAAAAGCGTCTGGGCCTGACGATAATGGGCGAGTGCCGCATCGAGCCGTCCGGCGCGCTCAAAGCCTGCACCTTTGGCAACGATGGAGGCGGCCATGGCACGCTTTTCCTCCGGCGAGCGCCGCTGCTTGCCGTCGGCCGAATGCGAATTGTCGTGGGTCATGGATGTATGAAGATGAATCCCGGCATGCTTGTCAATCGACGGGTGGGAAGCCGCACGGGCTTTTTGGAAACCGTGCGTTTCCCTTCAGAAATAGTGATGGCGCCGGGGCCGGCTCAGTCCGCGGCGACCATCCCACCGCCGCCCATATGCTGCGGTTTGCGCATGAAGAGGATGAGCGGGAGCACAGCGAGCGTGATCAACATCATCAGTTTGAAGTCGTCGATATAGGCGATCATCATGGCCTGCTGGTTGATGCTCTGGCTAAGGACGGCGATCGCCGTCTCGCGGCTCGCCCCGAGCGAACTCGCCGCCTGATCGAGCATCGGGTTGAACGGCGTGATATGCGCGCCGAGTTCGGCGTGGTTGATCTGGACGTTGTGGGCGAGCACCGTCGTGACGACGGAAATGCCGACGCTCGAGCCGATATTGCGCAACAGACTGAAGAGGCTGGCGCCATCCGTGCGGAAGCGCGGCTCCAGGGTCGCGAAGGCGACGGTGGAGAGAGGCACCATGACGAGCCCGAGCCCCAATCCCTGGATGATGCCGCTCGAGATGAGCAGATGGTTGTCCATCAGCGGGGTGAAGCTGCTCATCTGATGCAGCGAATACGCGGTGAGGCACAGGCCGCAGAAGATCAGGATGCGCGGATCGACCCGCTGCACGAGCCGTCCGACGACGATCATGGAGATCATCGTACCGACGCCGCGGGGGGCCAGAACGAGACCTGTCGTCACCACCGGATAACCCATGATGTTCTGCAGCATCGGCGGCAGAAGGGCGAGGGCGGCGAGCAGGATCATGCCGACCATGAAGATCAGCACGAGGCCGGTGACGAGATTGCGGTCCTTGAAGATCTTGAGGTCGAGGAACGGATGCTCCGTGCTCAGGGCGTGGATGATGAAAATCCACAGGCCGGAGATCGTCAGGCCGAGTTCGATCCAGATTTCGGGCGAAGAGAACCATTCCACCTGTTCGCCGCGGTCGAGCAGCATCTGAAGAGCGCCGATGGCGATGGCGAGCATCGCAAAGCCGAAGAAATCGAAGCCGCGATGCCGGCGCTCCGTATCCGGGAGAAAGACCAGCATGCCGATGAAGGCGACGATGCCCACGGGCAGGTTGACGAAAAACACCCAGCGCCAGTCGAAGGTGTCCGTGAGCCAGCCTCCGAGCGTCGGGCCGATGATCGGGCCGATCATGATGCCGGCGCCCCAGATCGCCATCGCCTGGCCGTGCTTCTCCTTCGGATTGATGTCGAGGAGCACCGCCTGTGAGAGCGGCACGAGGGCAGCGCCGCACAATCCCTGTAGGACGCGGAAGACGACCATCATTTCGAGGCTGGTCGAGAGACCGCAGAGCATGGAGGTGGCCGTGAAGCCGACGACGCTGCCGAGAAACAGCTCGCGCGTGCCGTAGCGATCCGACAGCCAGCCGGTGACCGGCGTCATGATCGCGGCGGCGACGATGTACGAGGTCAAGACCCAGGTGACCTGATCCTGCGTCGCCCCGAGGCTGCCGCGCATGGACGGCAACGCCACGTTGGCGATGGTCGTGTCGAGGATCTGCATGATCGTCGCCAGCATGATGAACACCGTCACCATGGGGCGATTGATCTCGCGCGGCGCCGCAGGGGCCGCCGCGTCCTGGGTCGTGGAAGTGGCCATGGTCAGTGCTGCGTCACACCCTGGGCCGCGACCGTCTCATGCGCCTGGGCCGTGGTGGTGGGAAAATCGAAGCCGAGAAAGGCGAGGCCTTTTTCGACGAACTCTGGCAGTTCCGGCGAGCGGCCGGTATCGACGGTGGCGCTGACGCTCATGCCGGTGCGCAGGGGGACGTCTTTCGGCAGATCGGCGATTGCGATGCGCACCGGGATGCGCTGGACGACCTTCACCCAATTGCCGGTGGCGTTCTGCGCCGGCAGAAGCGAAAACTCCGAACCGGTGCCCGCGCCGACACTCGCCACCCGGCCTTTCAGCGGATGGTCGGGATAGGTGTCGACGTCGATTTCGACGGGCTGGCCCTCACGCATATAGGTGAGCTCGGTTTCCTTGTAATTCGCTTCGACCCAGACTTCGTCGGTCTCCACGAGGCTCAGGACCGACGTGCCGGAGGTGACGTACTGGCCGACGCGCAGCCGGTCCGTCTGGCTGACGATGCCGTTCGCCGGCGCCGTCACCACGGTGTGATCGAGGTCGAGCTCGGCTGCTTCCAGCTTTGCGAGGGCCTGCATGACTTCCGGATGATCGTCGGTCGCGATGTCGGGATTGCCGGCAAGCGCCGCCTTGGCACTCATCACGCTCTGCTCGGCTGACCGGGCCTTCGCCTGCGCCTGCTGCAGATCGAGGCGCGCCTTGTCGAGGGCCGATTGCGAGACGAAACCGCGATCGTGCAGGCGGTCCTGGCGATTGAACGTGTCCTCGGCGAAGGTGAGAGACTGATCCGCCGATTCCTTATCCGCGACCGCCGAGGCGTAGGCGGCTTTCATGCGCTCCACCTCGAGGCGGGCAGAGGCGACCGCCGCTTTGGCCTGATCGACGGCGACGCGATACTGCGCATCGTCGATGGCAAAGAGGAGATCACCGGTCGTCACGGGTTGGTTCTCGCCGGCCCCGACCTTGACGATGCGCCCGGCGACTTCCGGCACGACATTGACCTTGTCCTGCTGGACATAGGCGTCTTCGGTCGAGATGTAGCGTCCGGAGGTCAGCCAGAAATAGCCGCCGCCGATGGCAAGGGCGAGCGGCAGCGCGATCATCAGCGCCACCCGCTTCTTGCGCGGCCGCTTCTTTTCGGGTTCGGGTGGGGCAGGATTCTGTTCGCGACTGTCCAAGGCTTCCAACACTTCGCTGGAGCCTTCGTCCTCGTCGTTCGTCTCGTCCACCCGGTTTTGTGCCGGAGCTTTGGATGGGCGCGCATCCGCGACGTCGTCGTCGGGGAAGAGCGGCTCCTCACGTGGCTTTAAATCTTCACTCATAGGCTTCAGGCTTCCACATGCTGACGCTGCGGTTCGACCTCTTCCCCGGGCCGTTCCGACAGATTGCTGACAATTCGTTCGAGCGCGGTAAGCAGGGTCGCGCGTGTCCCCTCCGAGAGACCGTTTTGCGCTTCCTCGAAGATCTCGTTTGCGAGATTGCGCATGTCCGGCAAAAGCTCACGTCCCTTGTCTGTGATGTGCAGCGTGCGGACGCGCCGATCGTTCGGATCCTGACGGCGTTCGATGAGGCCAGCAGTCTCCATGCGATCGACGTGACGGCAGACGGTGATCGGCTCCATGTCGAGAAGTGCCGCAAGACCGGCCTGGTTGATGCCTTCGATCTTGGAAAGGCGCCCCAAGATGTGAAGTTGCGCCGCGGTCATGCCGAACTGCCGTGAACTCTGTTCGAAGCGCCGCCTGAGCAGGCGCGCCGCATCCGTGATCAGAAATCCGAGTGAGGTTTTGTGCTCCATGGTCAGGCATATAATAAGCGTGCTTATAATGTGCAAATGAAATGTCCGTAAGGGACCTCATCCAAATGGCGTAGTCGGATAAGGCGAAAAGGGCGTAGAGCGACAATCGGACGTCGCTCGTGCATTTGCCCTTAACGCCTGCGGCGGCTAAACGGCTTTCATGCAGCGCTACAACGTCGTCCGCCTCATTCGAGAAGGCCTGAGCGGCCACAAGGGCTGGCAGCCCGCGTGGCGCAAAGCGGAGCCTAAACCCTCCTACGATGCGGTGATCATCGGCGGCGGCGGCCATGGGCTGGCGACCGCCTATTATCTCGCCAAGCTCCACGGCATGACCAACATCGCCGTCGTGGAAAAGGGCTGGATCGGCGGCGGCAATTCCGGCCGCAACACCACCATCATCCGCTCCAACTATCTCTATGATGCGTCGGCTGCGCTCTACAATCACGCGCTGACCTTGTGGAAGGATCTGTCGCGCGAGCTCAACTATAACATCATGATGAGCCACCGCGGTGTTCTCAATCTCGCCCATGATGAGGGCGAGGCGCGCCAGCTGAAGCGCCGCGTGGAAGCGAACCGCTTGAACGGTGTCCAGGCCGAGTGGCTGGAAGCCAAGGAAGTGAAGGCCTTTTGCCCGCCGATTTCGGTGGCGGCGGACGCCCGTTATCCGGTGATCGGCGCCACGTTGCAGCGCGACGGCGGCGTCAATCGACATGATGCCGTCGTGTGGGGTTTTGCGCGCGCCGCCTCCGATATGGGTGTCGACATCATCGAGCAATGCGAGGTGACGGGCATCGACACGGATAAGGACGTGATCACGGGCGTGCGCACGACGCGCGGCACGATCGCGACCGAAAAGGTCGCCTGCGTCACGGCCGGCCACACCTCGGTGATCGCCGGCATGCTCGGCCTGCGCCTGCCGATCGAAAGTCATCCGCTGCAGGCGCTCGTCTCCGAGCCTTTGAAGCCGGTTCTGCCATGTGTGGTCATGTCGAATGCCGTGCATGTCTATATGAGCCAGTCCTCGAAAGGCGAGCTTGTTATCGGCGCCGGCATCGATCCTTATCTGTCCTATACGCAGCGCGGCTCCTTCGACATCATCGAGCATCAGATGGCGGCGCTGATCGAGCTCTTCCCGTTCGTTTCGCGGGTTCGGATGATGCGCCAGTGGGGCGGCATCGTCGATGTCTGCCCGGATGCCTCGCCGATCATTTCCAAGACGCCGGTGAAGGGCTTCTATGTCGACGGCGGCTGGGGCACCGGTGGCTGGAAGGCGACGCCGGGGTCCGGTCACGCTTTGGCCGATCTCGTCGCCAATGACGAGCCGAACGCGATCGCCGCACCGTTCACGCTGGAGCGCTTCGTCACCGGCAACCTCGTGGCCGAGCACGGCGCGGCAGCCGTCGCGCATTAGGAGAAGCCCGATGTTTGTGATCTCCTGCCCCTATTGCGGCGCGCGCGACCAGTCCGAATTTTCCTATGGCGGCGAGGCCCATATCGCCCGGCCGGAATGGCGCGAGGATATGAGCGATGCCGAATGGGCCGACTTCGTCTTCATGCGATCGAACCCGAAAGGCGTTCTCGCCGAGCGCTGGGTGCATTCCGCCGGCTGCCGCCGCTTCTTCAACATGCTGAGGAACACCGCGACCGACGAGATCCTCGCCGTCTATAAGATCGGCGAGAGGGCTCCGGAGGTGCAGGCGAAGCTGCCCGCGACGCCGTGCGGCGAAGCGCCGATCGGCTCGGGCAATGATGCCGTCAAGGTGATGCAGCCGGGCGAGGCCGA includes:
- a CDS encoding formate--tetrahydrofolate ligase yields the protein MKSDIEIARAAARRPIWEIGEGLGIPAEFLEPYGNDKAKVATPFIESLHERPDGKLILVTAISPTPAGEGKTTTTVGLGDGINRIGKKAVICLREPSLGPCFGVKGGAAGGGYAQIVPMEDINLHFTGDFHAISTAHNLLAAMIDNHIHWGNEQDLDPRRVTWRRVMDMNDRALRDIVCSLGGVANGYPRETGFDITVASEVMAILCLAEDLEDLERRLGNIIVGYRRDKSAVTARDLKADGAMATLLKQAVKPNLVQTLENNPAFVHGGPFANIAHGCNSVIATKTALKLADYVVTEAGFGADLGAEKFFDIKCRMAGLKPDAVVLVATIKALKMNGGVAKEDLGREDVAAVERGCANLGRHLENIGQFGVPAVVAINHFTSDTKAEIDCVKAYVGELGAKAIVARHWEEGSAGIEDLAREAVMLADSGTADFSPLYQDDLSLFKKMEAVVRRIYRGAHVAASETVLAQLAEWEEKGFGHLPVCMAKTQYSFSTDPHRRGAPAGHTVPVREVRLSAGAGFVVAICGEIMTMPGLPKEPAAEKIRLNAEGLIEGLF
- a CDS encoding SDR family oxidoreductase, yielding MAEAAKIALVTGAGSGIGRETASAFLMAGWKVVLTGRREAPLKETVALAEADEGDALVVPADVADPQSVDALFGKIEEAYGRLDLLFNNAGANTPGAPIDEIPVAEWKKVVDINLTGSFLCARGAFALMRRQKPQGGRIINNGSISAYAPRPGSVPYTASKHAITGLTKTLALDGRPFDIACGQIDIGNAGTDMAAAQAKGVPQANGSVAVEPLMDAREVADAVLHMASLPLSSNILFMTVMATKMPFVGRG
- a CDS encoding tetratricopeptide repeat-containing sulfotransferase family protein, with the protein product MTHDNSHSADGKQRRSPEEKRAMAASIVAKGAGFERAGRLDAALAHYRQAQTLLPRDAQINFAIGRIFLGVGRPADAIEPLKTAVAAKRKEPEPRHLLGLAYLESGDISSALRQLKEAVSLAPKAPALLSALGSAYLRAGDADKAEEMLRRAAELNPRDPTAKLRLAGLVLYRGRNADAEKLYRDMLASGDRRPVVYAGLLEAGRFEAEPPEYADIEAMAEDAKHPKVERRMLHFGLSGLDRRLKREEKSFAHATAGNALLPEFDLGYFAEMVAAFKEAVTPDFFSERRSIGHDSEVPVLIFGMPRSGTSLMEQIVTAHPQAAAAGELPFFQRAVSELGIRFTRERNAVPPEKLAAHLHSLDGAQLSRIAPLYLERLKQIAGPAARITDKTPHNFLHLWLIALLFPKARFIHARRDPMATCFSCFTTDLGDWHAYRRDLTTLGRYYGLYEELTAHVTTVLPQTVFECRYEELVGDPENAAPKLVDAAGLPWDPRCLAFHESKRLTQTASHAQVREPVHTRRVEAWRAYEAYLEPLKAALSETKAGARAA
- a CDS encoding DHA2 family efflux MFS transporter permease subunit; amino-acid sequence: MATSTTQDAAAPAAPREINRPMVTVFIMLATIMQILDTTIANVALPSMRGSLGATQDQVTWVLTSYIVAAAIMTPVTGWLSDRYGTRELFLGSVVGFTATSMLCGLSTSLEMMVVFRVLQGLCGAALVPLSQAVLLDINPKEKHGQAMAIWGAGIMIGPIIGPTLGGWLTDTFDWRWVFFVNLPVGIVAFIGMLVFLPDTERRHRGFDFFGFAMLAIAIGALQMLLDRGEQVEWFSSPEIWIELGLTISGLWIFIIHALSTEHPFLDLKIFKDRNLVTGLVLIFMVGMILLAALALLPPMLQNIMGYPVVTTGLVLAPRGVGTMISMIVVGRLVQRVDPRILIFCGLCLTAYSLHQMSSFTPLMDNHLLISSGIIQGLGLGLVMVPLSTVAFATLEPRFRTDGASLFSLLRNIGSSVGISVVTTVLAHNVQINHAELGAHITPFNPMLDQAASSLGASRETAIAVLSQSINQQAMMIAYIDDFKLMMLITLAVLPLILFMRKPQHMGGGGMVAAD
- a CDS encoding HlyD family secretion protein — translated: MSEDLKPREEPLFPDDDVADARPSKAPAQNRVDETNDEDEGSSEVLEALDSREQNPAPPEPEKKRPRKKRVALMIALPLALAIGGGYFWLTSGRYISTEDAYVQQDKVNVVPEVAGRIVKVGAGENQPVTTGDLLFAIDDAQYRVAVDQAKAAVASARLEVERMKAAYASAVADKESADQSLTFAEDTFNRQDRLHDRGFVSQSALDKARLDLQQAQAKARSAEQSVMSAKAALAGNPDIATDDHPEVMQALAKLEAAELDLDHTVVTAPANGIVSQTDRLRVGQYVTSGTSVLSLVETDEVWVEANYKETELTYMREGQPVEIDVDTYPDHPLKGRVASVGAGTGSEFSLLPAQNATGNWVKVVQRIPVRIAIADLPKDVPLRTGMSVSATVDTGRSPELPEFVEKGLAFLGFDFPTTTAQAHETVAAQGVTQH
- a CDS encoding MarR family winged helix-turn-helix transcriptional regulator gives rise to the protein MEHKTSLGFLITDAARLLRRRFEQSSRQFGMTAAQLHILGRLSKIEGINQAGLAALLDMEPITVCRHVDRMETAGLIERRQDPNDRRVRTLHITDKGRELLPDMRNLANEIFEEAQNGLSEGTRATLLTALERIVSNLSERPGEEVEPQRQHVEA
- a CDS encoding sarcosine oxidase subunit beta family protein, yielding MQRYNVVRLIREGLSGHKGWQPAWRKAEPKPSYDAVIIGGGGHGLATAYYLAKLHGMTNIAVVEKGWIGGGNSGRNTTIIRSNYLYDASAALYNHALTLWKDLSRELNYNIMMSHRGVLNLAHDEGEARQLKRRVEANRLNGVQAEWLEAKEVKAFCPPISVAADARYPVIGATLQRDGGVNRHDAVVWGFARAASDMGVDIIEQCEVTGIDTDKDVITGVRTTRGTIATEKVACVTAGHTSVIAGMLGLRLPIESHPLQALVSEPLKPVLPCVVMSNAVHVYMSQSSKGELVIGAGIDPYLSYTQRGSFDIIEHQMAALIELFPFVSRVRMMRQWGGIVDVCPDASPIISKTPVKGFYVDGGWGTGGWKATPGSGHALADLVANDEPNAIAAPFTLERFVTGNLVAEHGAAAVAH
- a CDS encoding sarcosine oxidase subunit delta, which gives rise to MFVISCPYCGARDQSEFSYGGEAHIARPEWREDMSDAEWADFVFMRSNPKGVLAERWVHSAGCRRFFNMLRNTATDEILAVYKIGERAPEVQAKLPATPCGEAPIGSGNDAVKVMQPGEAE